TGTACAGGCATACACTTCTTCCCCCGCAATTACGGTTGTAGAATCAATAATCTTTACTTTGATATACCCGAACCTATTACCGTCTTTATAAAACCCAGCTTGTTGATTGAATACCACATGTTCCGCAGAGAATATATCTGCAGGTAACACCGTAAGAAGTGTTATACCGTACAATACTGAAAAAAATATGTTCAACAACTTTGGCACATTAACCTTTTTTGGTTTAGATCTTTGTTGCCATAAAGTTTGACCGTATGAAAGCTTCGCCGTAGTCGCAGTCACCAAGCCAGCCGCGGGCTACTGCCAAACCTTTTACACGTTCAACCACGCTGCCCAGGACATCAAGTTGTGATGTGTTAATGCTCATAGCCTTAACTTTTTTATTAATCGTTTTTGTTATATCCACAATAACGGAAGGATGAGTGATATACTCGCCGCCTTCGTAGTAGTATAGTTCCGGTGCGCGCCAGGGTTTCCCGATGTCGTGCATAAGGTTTTCCGAAGCTTTCCACCATGCTTCGGTGGTTACATCCGAGATTGCACGGTGGTCACGGTGTTTATCCTCAAAATAATGTGTTAAAATCAGTTGCGGTTTGTATTTTCTAATAATCT
This window of the Elusimicrobiota bacterium genome carries:
- a CDS encoding PIG-L family deacetylase, which gives rise to MNIDKVKTCVVFAAHPDDEIIGPGGTIIRLTEQGAKVVVVLFTLGGTGYANVADKDKIMKIREKELTRSQKILGYQERVILDKPCQGVCDDRDTYHQCMKIIRKYKPQLILTHYFEDKHRDHRAISDVTTEAWWKASENLMHDIGKPWRAPELYYYEGGEYITHPSVIVDITKTINKKVKAMSINTSQLDVLGSVVERVKGLAVARGWLGDCDYGEAFIRSNFMATKI